In the genome of Kitasatospora cathayae, one region contains:
- the mreD gene encoding rod shape-determining protein MreD, producing MRLARIPVSAVLILLGLILQVSVFGRLQLPGATPDILLLVVVGLAMVYGPTGGCLVGFSAGLLADLAPPSDHAIGRYALVLCLMGYAAGLRSDHRQRSVFSALVVVGAAAIASTLLYAMVGALVGDTAARHVGLGGLVISALLYDLLLAPFVVPLVMLLGRRFGRDPVAAASDDDEGGRGLGTLARYRTTREVSAGPSYKKRRMPGFVRRP from the coding sequence ATGCGCCTCGCCCGCATCCCCGTCTCCGCCGTGTTGATCCTGCTCGGCCTGATCCTCCAGGTCAGCGTCTTCGGCCGGCTCCAGCTCCCGGGAGCCACCCCGGACATACTGCTGCTCGTCGTGGTCGGCCTGGCCATGGTCTACGGGCCGACCGGCGGCTGCCTGGTCGGCTTCTCGGCCGGACTGCTGGCCGACCTCGCACCGCCCTCCGACCACGCGATCGGCCGCTACGCCCTGGTGCTCTGCCTGATGGGCTACGCCGCCGGACTGCGCTCCGACCACCGCCAGCGCTCCGTCTTCAGTGCGCTGGTGGTGGTCGGTGCCGCGGCGATCGCCTCCACCCTGCTGTACGCGATGGTCGGCGCCCTGGTCGGCGACACCGCGGCCCGGCACGTCGGCCTCGGCGGCCTGGTGATCAGCGCGCTGCTGTACGACCTGCTGCTGGCCCCCTTCGTGGTGCCGCTGGTGATGCTGCTCGGCCGCCGCTTCGGGCGCGACCCGGTGGCCGCCGCCAGTGACGACGACGAGGGCGGTCGGGGGCTGGGCACGCTGGCCCGCTACCGCACCACGCGTGAGGTCTCGGCCGGCCCGTCCTACAAGAAGCGGCGTATGCCCGGCTTCGTCCGGCGCCCGTAA
- a CDS encoding TIGR03936 family radical SAM-associated protein, producing MQRIRLRYTKRGRLRFTSHRDFQRAFERALRRSAVPMAYSAGFTPHPKVSYANAAPTGVASEAEYLEIGLAAVRDPEQLRAQLDESLPAGLDVIDAVEVRTPNFVERLEASEWLVRLDGVEPAEAVQAVRKFLAEEKVEVERRTKNGVRVFDARGAVAALEAVEPQVDGGTDTAAGTDRDVRTGRPCAILRLVVRHATPAVRPDDVLSGLRATADLAPPVPAEVTRLAQGPLDEESGTVTDPLALDRAAAPAG from the coding sequence GTGCAGCGGATTCGTCTCCGCTACACCAAGCGCGGCCGGCTCCGCTTCACCAGCCACCGTGACTTCCAGCGCGCCTTCGAGCGCGCCCTGCGCCGGTCCGCCGTTCCGATGGCCTACTCGGCCGGCTTCACCCCGCACCCGAAGGTGTCCTACGCCAACGCCGCCCCGACCGGGGTGGCGAGCGAGGCGGAGTACCTGGAGATCGGCCTGGCCGCCGTGCGCGACCCCGAGCAGCTGCGGGCGCAGCTGGACGAGTCGCTGCCCGCCGGTCTGGACGTGATCGACGCGGTCGAGGTCCGGACGCCGAACTTCGTGGAGCGCCTGGAGGCCTCCGAGTGGCTGGTGCGCCTGGACGGCGTCGAGCCGGCCGAGGCGGTTCAGGCGGTCCGGAAGTTCCTCGCCGAGGAGAAGGTCGAGGTCGAGCGCCGGACCAAGAACGGCGTACGGGTCTTCGACGCGCGCGGTGCGGTGGCGGCGCTCGAAGCCGTCGAGCCGCAGGTCGACGGTGGTACGGACACGGCCGCCGGAACCGACCGCGATGTTCGGACCGGCCGTCCCTGTGCGATACTGCGCCTGGTAGTACGACACGCCACACCCGCCGTACGACCCGACGACGTATTGTCCGGTCTCCGTGCGACGGCCGACCTGGCGCCGCCGGTCCCCGCAGAGGTGACCAGGCTGGCGCAGGGGCCGCTCGACGAGGAGTCGGGCACGGTGACCGACCCGCTGGCGCTCGACCGCGCTGCGGCCCCGGCCGGCTGA
- a CDS encoding M14 family zinc carboxypeptidase, giving the protein MTDTGRRVRPLSPRTLDVRPARYPTPAQAECAARRLALRHPDRCRLREVGRSRAGRPLLLLSVDRGPRAVLVVGGPHPNEPIGTAAAVRLAEVLLEHPARPGLSWHLLLCLDPDGAALNAGWLDGPLTMRRHYEHFFRPAFEEQPELLPAPGSGRPPMPESLALTGLIDELRPFLQCSLHGVDFGGAFVQLTGPVRGLAERFARSADRAGIPLDVDSYDAIGWTSPAPGTYLMPSPGSPGTSRALPDEPELSTWSYAARHGAVTAVLEVPMWAVDAVGDARVHPAGPQVLGDAARALTTRAEELTALLARVPAQAREAHGPLARTAEFNLAVAPRVAAEWLELWCPGPLSAARATTAGLVAARLPLRVASILLRLLADARGPAAEATRERARTVVADSLDRLRHRFGARWVPVQEQLAHQTRAILTAADCLLQPA; this is encoded by the coding sequence ATGACCGACACCGGTCGGCGGGTCCGGCCCCTGTCCCCGCGGACCCTCGACGTCCGGCCGGCCCGCTACCCCACCCCGGCCCAGGCCGAGTGCGCGGCCCGCCGACTCGCCCTGCGCCACCCGGACCGCTGCCGGCTGCGCGAGGTGGGCCGCTCCCGGGCCGGACGCCCGCTGCTGCTGCTCTCGGTGGACCGCGGGCCGCGCGCCGTGCTGGTGGTCGGCGGCCCGCACCCGAACGAGCCGATCGGCACCGCCGCCGCCGTCCGGCTGGCCGAGGTGCTGCTGGAGCACCCCGCCCGGCCCGGCCTGTCCTGGCACCTGCTGCTGTGCCTGGACCCGGACGGCGCCGCGCTCAACGCCGGCTGGCTGGACGGCCCGCTGACCATGCGCCGCCACTACGAGCACTTCTTCCGCCCCGCCTTCGAGGAGCAGCCCGAGCTGCTGCCCGCCCCCGGCTCCGGCCGCCCGCCGATGCCGGAGAGCCTCGCGCTGACCGGACTGATCGACGAGCTGCGCCCGTTCCTGCAGTGCTCGCTGCACGGGGTGGACTTCGGTGGCGCCTTCGTCCAGCTGACCGGCCCGGTGCGCGGCCTGGCCGAGCGCTTCGCCCGTTCCGCCGACCGGGCCGGCATCCCGCTCGACGTGGACTCCTACGACGCCATCGGCTGGACCAGCCCCGCCCCCGGCACCTATCTGATGCCGTCGCCCGGCAGCCCCGGCACCTCCCGGGCGCTGCCGGACGAACCCGAGCTGTCCACCTGGTCCTACGCGGCCCGGCACGGCGCGGTGACCGCCGTCCTGGAGGTCCCGATGTGGGCCGTGGACGCGGTCGGCGACGCCCGCGTCCACCCGGCCGGGCCGCAGGTCCTCGGCGACGCCGCCCGCGCGCTCACCACCCGCGCCGAGGAGCTCACCGCCCTGCTCGCCCGCGTCCCGGCCCAGGCCCGGGAGGCCCACGGCCCGCTGGCGCGCACCGCCGAGTTCAACCTGGCGGTGGCCCCGCGGGTCGCCGCCGAGTGGCTGGAACTGTGGTGCCCCGGGCCGCTGAGCGCCGCCCGGGCGACCACCGCCGGACTGGTCGCCGCCCGGCTGCCGCTGCGGGTCGCCTCGATCCTGCTGCGGCTGCTCGCCGACGCCCGCGGCCCGGCCGCCGAGGCCACCCGCGAGCGGGCCCGCACCGTGGTCGCGGACAGCCTGGACCGGCTGCGCCACCGCTTCGGCGCCCGCTGGGTCCCGGTCCAGGAGCAGCTGGCCCACCAGACCCGGGCGATCCTCACCGCCGCCGACTGCCTGCTGCAGCCAGCCTGA
- the mrdA gene encoding penicillin-binding protein 2: MSNIPETGRTRRVTIRLVVLQILVLSLLATLGGRLWYLQIRNAKEYTAKATGNHIREVVEPAVRGEILDASGRILAGNEARLVVSVSRTSLLQQKDGGKGVLGRLAEVLGMPAKDVQEKVRLCDAKTPQPCWNGSPYQPIPVTKEATTQQAMQIMERREDFPGVTAQPTSVRHYTGAEGANLAQVLGYLSPVTDDEVSKTADKSGLDRYLPADQIGRAGLESVYDRDLRGTAGITKLEVDNLGRVIGTAGTVAPQTGNNLVTSIDARVQKVVEDNLAQAMTEARNTFDKVTNRNYEADSGAAVVMDVHTGRIIAMASAPTYDPNLWVGGISGKDYQSLTSKDSNFPLLNRAIQGQSAPGSTFKVVSTTAAVQAGYSLDGTYPCPKAMTIGGREFKNFESESFGSISLEKALEVSCDTVFYGLAYDQWMKDGGIKPKKDPADWFFKTAHEFGLGSKTGIDLPAEVPGRVPDRQWKQSFYDNNKDAWCAQAQKGGNSFSDQIARENCVDGYQMRAGDAVNYAIGQGDTLVTPVQMARIYSALANGGTFYRPTIAKAVISPSGDLVREIAPHEDAKFPGDQKLLSYIDQATAGVITSGTAAWKFNGWPQDKIALHAKTGTAEVEGKQTTSWLDTYSKDYAIVMTISQGGTGSGGSGDAIRRIYQALYGVDDKGNIDNGKALLPTPQGELPKFNPDGTAIIKPAAYTVDPAQGSVAPAPSPVLLDAAAAPALSVAASAQADSNPAAAFLDPAPPAGSAASYTAADTALEPTNRPGRGRA; the protein is encoded by the coding sequence GTGAGCAACATCCCCGAGACCGGCCGTACCCGGCGGGTGACGATCCGTCTGGTGGTGCTGCAGATCCTGGTGCTGTCGCTGCTCGCCACCCTCGGCGGACGGCTGTGGTACCTGCAGATCCGCAACGCCAAGGAGTACACCGCCAAGGCGACCGGCAACCACATCCGCGAGGTGGTCGAACCGGCCGTCCGCGGCGAGATCCTGGACGCCTCCGGGCGGATCCTGGCCGGCAACGAGGCCCGGCTGGTGGTCTCCGTCAGCCGTACCTCGCTGCTCCAGCAGAAGGACGGCGGCAAGGGGGTGCTGGGCCGGCTGGCCGAGGTGCTCGGGATGCCCGCCAAGGACGTGCAGGAGAAGGTCCGGCTCTGCGACGCCAAGACCCCGCAGCCGTGCTGGAACGGTTCGCCGTACCAGCCGATCCCGGTCACCAAGGAAGCGACCACCCAGCAGGCGATGCAGATAATGGAGCGCCGCGAGGACTTCCCCGGGGTCACCGCGCAGCCCACCTCCGTGCGCCACTACACCGGCGCCGAGGGCGCCAACCTGGCCCAGGTGCTCGGCTACCTCTCGCCGGTCACCGACGACGAGGTCAGCAAGACCGCCGACAAGAGCGGCCTGGACCGCTACCTGCCGGCCGACCAGATCGGCCGGGCCGGCCTGGAGTCGGTGTACGACCGCGACCTGCGCGGCACGGCCGGCATCACCAAGCTGGAGGTGGACAACCTCGGCCGGGTGATCGGCACCGCCGGCACCGTCGCCCCGCAGACCGGCAACAACCTGGTCACCAGCATCGACGCCCGGGTGCAGAAGGTCGTCGAGGACAACCTGGCGCAGGCCATGACCGAGGCCCGGAACACCTTCGACAAGGTCACCAACCGCAACTACGAGGCCGACTCCGGCGCCGCCGTCGTGATGGACGTGCACACCGGGCGGATCATCGCGATGGCCAGCGCCCCGACCTACGACCCCAACCTGTGGGTGGGTGGCATCAGCGGCAAGGACTACCAGTCGCTGACCAGCAAGGACTCCAACTTCCCGCTGCTCAACCGGGCCATACAGGGTCAGTCCGCCCCCGGCTCGACCTTCAAGGTCGTCTCCACCACCGCCGCCGTGCAGGCCGGCTACTCGCTGGACGGCACCTACCCGTGCCCCAAGGCCATGACCATCGGCGGCCGTGAGTTCAAGAACTTCGAGAGCGAGAGCTTCGGTTCCATCTCCCTGGAGAAGGCGCTGGAGGTCTCCTGCGACACCGTGTTCTACGGCCTGGCGTACGACCAGTGGATGAAGGACGGCGGCATCAAGCCGAAGAAGGACCCGGCCGACTGGTTCTTCAAGACCGCCCACGAGTTCGGCCTCGGCTCCAAGACCGGCATCGACCTGCCCGCCGAGGTCCCCGGCCGGGTTCCGGACCGGCAGTGGAAGCAGTCCTTCTACGACAACAACAAGGACGCCTGGTGCGCCCAGGCGCAGAAGGGCGGCAACAGCTTCTCCGACCAGATCGCCCGCGAGAACTGCGTCGACGGCTACCAGATGCGCGCCGGTGACGCCGTCAACTACGCGATCGGACAGGGCGACACGCTCGTCACCCCGGTCCAGATGGCCCGCATCTACTCGGCGCTGGCCAACGGCGGCACCTTCTACCGGCCGACCATCGCCAAGGCCGTGATAAGCCCGAGCGGGGATCTCGTCCGCGAGATCGCCCCGCACGAGGACGCCAAGTTCCCCGGCGACCAGAAGCTGCTCAGCTACATCGACCAGGCCACCGCGGGCGTCATCACCAGCGGTACCGCCGCCTGGAAGTTCAACGGCTGGCCGCAGGACAAGATCGCGCTGCACGCCAAGACCGGCACCGCCGAGGTCGAGGGCAAGCAGACCACCTCCTGGCTGGACACGTACAGCAAGGACTACGCGATCGTCATGACGATCAGCCAGGGCGGCACCGGCTCCGGCGGCTCCGGCGACGCCATCCGCCGGATCTACCAGGCGCTGTACGGGGTGGACGACAAGGGCAACATCGACAACGGGAAGGCGCTGCTGCCGACGCCGCAGGGCGAGCTGCCGAAGTTCAACCCGGACGGCACCGCGATCATCAAGCCGGCCGCCTACACCGTCGACCCGGCGCAGGGCTCCGTCGCTCCGGCTCCGTCCCCGGTTCTGCTGGACGCCGCTGCGGCCCCGGCGCTCTCGGTGGCTGCTTCCGCCCAGGCGGACTCCAACCCGGCGGCGGCCTTCCTCGACCCGGCACCGCCGGCCGGCAGCGCGGCCTCGTACACAGCGGCCGACACCGCCCTCGAACCGACGAACCGCCCGGGAAGGGGACGGGCATGA
- the rodA gene encoding rod shape-determining protein RodA: MTSYGSYRQLRLTPQRSGVSKALAKDSPLWRLDWILLLAGLALSSGSSLLVWSATRGRDNLTHGDPQYFLYRHLTNFVIGLVLCAVVIGIGARRVRTLVPFVYVGVIVLLLATLSPIGSTVNGAHSWIQLGGGFSVQPAEFAKIAILLAMAVVLSDQVDAGEREFPSHRAVFRGLIWACLPMGLVLLMPDAGSVMVMSAIVLGILLGSGAANRWVIGILALGVGGSIAIWKLGLLSQYQIDRFAAFANPQLDPNGVGYNTAQARIAIGSGGLTGKGLFHGTQTVGQFVPEQQTDFVFTVAGEELGFVGALAIIALVGVILWRACRIARQATDLYGTIVAAGIIAWFSFQAFENIGMCLGIMPVAGIPLPFVSYGGSSMFAVWIGIGLLQAVRSQRPIAA, from the coding sequence ATGACCTCCTACGGCTCGTACCGGCAACTGCGGCTGACCCCCCAGCGCAGCGGGGTCTCCAAGGCCCTGGCCAAGGACTCCCCGCTCTGGCGGCTGGACTGGATACTGCTGTTGGCCGGGCTGGCCCTGTCGTCCGGCAGTTCGCTGCTGGTGTGGTCGGCCACCCGCGGGCGCGACAACCTCACCCACGGGGACCCGCAGTACTTCCTCTACCGGCACCTGACGAACTTCGTCATCGGCCTGGTGCTGTGCGCCGTGGTGATAGGGATAGGAGCCCGGCGGGTCCGCACCCTGGTGCCCTTCGTCTACGTCGGCGTGATCGTGCTGCTGCTGGCGACGCTCAGCCCGATCGGCTCGACCGTCAACGGCGCCCACTCGTGGATCCAGCTCGGCGGCGGCTTCTCCGTCCAGCCGGCCGAGTTCGCGAAGATCGCCATCCTGCTGGCGATGGCCGTCGTGCTGTCGGACCAGGTCGACGCCGGGGAACGGGAGTTCCCCTCGCACCGGGCGGTGTTCCGGGGCCTGATCTGGGCCTGCCTGCCGATGGGCCTGGTCCTGCTGATGCCGGACGCCGGGTCGGTGATGGTGATGTCCGCGATCGTGCTGGGCATCCTGCTCGGCTCCGGCGCCGCCAACCGCTGGGTGATCGGCATCCTCGCGCTCGGCGTAGGCGGCAGCATCGCGATCTGGAAGCTCGGGCTGCTGAGCCAGTACCAGATCGACCGCTTCGCCGCCTTCGCCAACCCGCAGCTCGACCCCAACGGCGTCGGCTACAACACGGCCCAGGCCCGGATCGCGATCGGCTCGGGCGGGCTGACCGGCAAGGGGCTGTTCCACGGCACCCAGACCGTCGGGCAGTTCGTGCCGGAGCAGCAGACCGACTTCGTGTTCACCGTCGCCGGTGAGGAGCTCGGCTTCGTCGGGGCGCTCGCCATAATCGCGCTGGTCGGCGTGATCCTGTGGCGCGCCTGCCGGATCGCCCGCCAGGCCACCGACCTGTACGGGACGATCGTGGCGGCCGGGATAATCGCCTGGTTCTCCTTCCAGGCCTTCGAGAACATAGGGATGTGCCTGGGCATCATGCCGGTCGCGGGCATCCCGCTGCCCTTCGTCTCCTACGGCGGCTCCTCGATGTTCGCGGTCTGGATCGGCATCGGACTGCTCCAGGCGGTGCGCAGCCAACGGCCGATAGCGGCCTGA
- a CDS encoding TIGR03960 family B12-binding radical SAM protein, translated as MTVESVFPRLEALLPHVQKPIQYVGGELNSTVKDWDACDVRWALMYPDAYEVGLPNQGVMILYEVLNEREGVLAERTYSVWPDLEALMREHRVPQFTVDAHRPVKAFDVFGLSFSTELGYTNMLTALDLAGIPLEAKDRTDEDPIVLAGGHAAFNPEPIADFLDCAVIGDGEQAVLDITEIIRAWKAEGRPGGRDELLLRLARTGGVYVPKFYDVEYLADGRIGRVVPNAPGVPWRVSKHTVMDLDEWPYPKQPLVPLAETVHERMSVEIFRGCTRGCRFCQAGMITRPVRERSITGIGEMVERGLKATGFEEVGLLSLSSADHTEIGDIAKGLADRYTEDKIGLSLPSTRVDAFNIDLANELSRNGRRSGLTFAPEGGSERMRKVINKMVSEEDLIRTVATAYGNGWRQVKLYFMCGLPTETDEDVLQIGEMAKNVIQKGREVTGQNDIRCTVSIGGFVPKPHTPFQWAPQLSAEATDARLAKLRDSIRGDRKYGKNIGYRYHDGKPGIVEGLLSRGDRRVGAVIRAVYEDGGRFDGWREYFSYDRWMASAEKGLAGTGVDVDWYTTRERSYEEVLPWDHLDSGLDKDWLWEDWQDALEEVEVDDCRWTPCFDCGVCPQMQTSIQIGPTGKKLLPLTVVNK; from the coding sequence ATGACTGTCGAATCGGTCTTCCCACGCCTGGAGGCCCTCCTCCCGCACGTCCAGAAGCCGATCCAGTACGTCGGCGGCGAGCTCAACTCGACCGTCAAGGACTGGGACGCCTGCGACGTCCGCTGGGCGCTGATGTACCCCGACGCCTACGAGGTCGGCCTGCCCAACCAGGGCGTCATGATCCTCTACGAGGTGCTGAACGAGCGCGAGGGCGTGCTGGCCGAGCGCACCTACAGCGTCTGGCCGGACCTCGAGGCGCTGATGCGCGAGCACCGCGTCCCGCAGTTCACCGTGGACGCCCACCGCCCGGTGAAGGCCTTTGACGTGTTCGGGCTGTCGTTCTCCACCGAGCTCGGCTACACCAACATGCTGACCGCGCTCGACCTGGCCGGCATCCCGCTGGAGGCCAAGGACCGCACCGACGAGGACCCGATCGTCCTCGCCGGCGGCCACGCGGCCTTCAACCCCGAGCCGATCGCGGACTTCCTGGACTGCGCGGTGATCGGCGACGGCGAGCAGGCCGTCCTCGACATCACGGAGATCATCCGCGCCTGGAAGGCCGAGGGCCGCCCGGGCGGTCGCGACGAGCTGCTGCTGCGCCTGGCCCGTACCGGCGGGGTGTACGTGCCCAAGTTCTACGACGTGGAGTACCTGGCCGACGGCCGGATCGGCCGCGTCGTGCCGAACGCCCCGGGCGTGCCGTGGCGGGTGTCCAAGCACACCGTGATGGACCTCGACGAGTGGCCGTACCCGAAGCAGCCGCTCGTCCCGCTCGCGGAGACGGTGCACGAGCGGATGTCCGTGGAGATCTTCCGCGGCTGCACCCGCGGCTGCCGCTTCTGCCAGGCCGGCATGATCACGCGCCCCGTGCGGGAGCGAAGCATCACCGGCATCGGCGAGATGGTCGAGCGCGGGCTGAAGGCGACCGGCTTCGAGGAGGTCGGCCTGCTGTCGCTGTCCAGCGCCGACCACACCGAGATCGGCGACATCGCCAAGGGCCTGGCCGACCGCTACACCGAGGACAAGATCGGTCTGTCGCTGCCGTCGACCCGCGTCGACGCCTTCAACATCGACCTCGCCAACGAGCTGTCCCGCAACGGGCGCCGCTCGGGCCTCACCTTCGCCCCCGAGGGCGGCAGCGAACGCATGCGCAAGGTGATCAACAAGATGGTGTCGGAGGAGGACCTGATCCGCACCGTCGCCACCGCCTACGGCAACGGCTGGCGCCAGGTGAAGCTGTACTTCATGTGCGGCCTGCCCACCGAGACCGACGAGGACGTGCTCCAGATCGGCGAGATGGCGAAGAACGTCATCCAGAAGGGCCGCGAGGTCACCGGCCAGAACGACATCCGCTGCACCGTCTCCATCGGCGGGTTCGTGCCCAAGCCGCACACCCCGTTCCAGTGGGCCCCGCAGCTGTCCGCCGAGGCCACCGACGCCCGCCTGGCCAAGCTGCGCGACTCGATCCGCGGTGACCGCAAGTACGGCAAGAACATCGGCTACCGCTACCACGACGGCAAGCCGGGCATCGTCGAGGGCCTGCTCTCCCGCGGTGACCGCCGGGTCGGCGCCGTCATCCGCGCGGTCTACGAGGACGGCGGCCGCTTCGACGGCTGGCGCGAGTACTTCTCGTACGACCGCTGGATGGCCAGCGCCGAGAAGGGCCTGGCCGGCACCGGCGTCGACGTCGACTGGTACACCACCCGCGAGCGCTCCTACGAGGAGGTGCTGCCCTGGGACCACCTGGACAGCGGCCTCGACAAGGACTGGCTGTGGGAGGACTGGCAGGACGCCCTGGAGGAGGTCGAGGTCGACGACTGCCGCTGGACGCCGTGCTTCGACTGCGGTGTGTGTCCCCAGATGCAGACGAGCATCCAGATCGGCCCCACGGGCAAGAAGTTGCTGCCGTTGACGGTCGTCAACAAGTAG